From Caldicellulosiruptor hydrothermalis 108, a single genomic window includes:
- the folP gene encoding dihydropteroate synthase, whose protein sequence is MRIISKDANIKRILYQKGFDEKDILEFEKEANSIILRFDNIKNPSEFVQLLSNMGYFTVSNGPIIFATTSFHNFEKTRCILAEEGIECSFDADFTISQRYLLAKDKQISLLKTNVMGIINVTPDSFYEGSRVQVEKVTQRALQMIQDGADVLDIGGESTRPFSEPVEEEEELKRVIPAIEAIRDMDKNIPISIDTYKSRVAQKAIEAGADIINDISGGTFDKDMFYVAAQYNVPIVIMHIKGTPKDMQKNPYYEDVVEEILQFFEERIEQAQKAGVKLENIILDPGIGFGKRPEDNLEILRRCEEFKVLGRPILIGASRKSVIGHVLGNLGPEERLEGTLAISVICVQKRIEFVRVHDVKENKRAILMTQAIFEGV, encoded by the coding sequence TTGAGGATAATATCAAAAGACGCGAATATAAAAAGAATTTTATATCAAAAAGGTTTTGATGAGAAAGACATTTTGGAATTTGAAAAAGAAGCAAACTCGATAATTTTGAGATTTGATAACATAAAAAATCCTTCAGAATTTGTTCAGCTTCTTTCAAACATGGGTTATTTTACAGTTTCAAATGGTCCTATAATTTTTGCAACAACATCATTTCACAACTTTGAAAAGACAAGATGTATTTTAGCTGAGGAAGGGATAGAGTGTAGTTTTGATGCAGATTTTACCATTTCACAAAGATATTTGCTGGCAAAAGATAAACAGATAAGCCTTTTGAAGACAAACGTGATGGGGATTATAAATGTCACACCAGACTCGTTTTATGAGGGCTCAAGAGTTCAAGTTGAAAAGGTAACCCAAAGAGCACTCCAGATGATTCAAGATGGTGCAGATGTTCTGGACATTGGCGGTGAGTCCACAAGACCTTTTTCAGAGCCAGTTGAGGAAGAGGAGGAGCTAAAAAGAGTAATTCCTGCAATTGAAGCGATAAGAGATATGGATAAAAATATCCCAATTTCAATTGATACATATAAAAGCAGAGTAGCTCAAAAAGCAATAGAAGCTGGTGCTGACATTATAAATGATATCAGCGGCGGGACGTTTGACAAAGACATGTTTTACGTGGCAGCGCAGTATAATGTTCCTATCGTAATCATGCACATCAAAGGTACACCAAAGGATATGCAGAAAAACCCTTACTATGAAGATGTCGTAGAAGAGATTTTGCAGTTTTTTGAAGAAAGAATTGAACAGGCACAAAAAGCTGGTGTGAAACTTGAAAACATCATCTTAGACCCTGGCATTGGCTTTGGGAAAAGACCAGAGGACAACTTGGAGATATTGCGAAGATGTGAAGAGTTCAAGGTTTTAGGAAGACCCATTTTGATTGGGGCATCCAGAAAATCGGTGATTGGCCATGTGCTCGGTAATCTTGGACCTGAGGAAAGGCTTGAAGGTACTTTGGCAATCTCTGTAATATGTGTTCAAAAAAGGATTGAATTTGTAAGGGTGCATGATGTAAAAGAAAATAAAAGAGCCATCTTGATGACACAGGCTATCTTCGAAGGAGTTTAA
- a CDS encoding biotin--[acetyl-CoA-carboxylase] ligase, whose translation MDEKDIFILRKLYENEYVSGEELASSLNISRMAINKRIKSLKALGYKIESLKKKGYELSDKDIIRVWEIKDYIQSSNLFKEFIYLDEVDSTNTYVKQNQQHLESATVVYTERQTQGRGRLSRRWVDLEKGIKMSILLKLLLLDLEKIVPLTLFTGLVINRVLRKHGVQSFIKWSNDIYLNGKKVCGILSELSGEVEGLGSVIIGIGINVNAESVPENIKDIATTLKAETSKNFDRTRLIIDILNEFERELPNFDKYGFSYFRDEYKSFCLNLGKEILINGERMLCRDIGENGELVCEKDGEIIKISSGEVTIRF comes from the coding sequence ATGGATGAAAAGGACATCTTCATATTAAGAAAACTGTATGAAAATGAGTACGTCTCAGGTGAAGAGCTTGCCTCTTCTTTGAATATCAGCCGAATGGCAATAAACAAGAGAATAAAGTCGCTAAAAGCTTTGGGCTACAAGATTGAGTCTTTAAAGAAAAAGGGTTATGAGCTTTCTGACAAGGATATAATAAGAGTTTGGGAAATAAAAGACTACATCCAATCCTCAAACCTTTTCAAAGAGTTTATATACCTTGATGAAGTAGACTCAACAAATACATATGTAAAACAGAACCAACAACATCTTGAAAGCGCAACAGTTGTATATACTGAGAGGCAAACTCAAGGAAGAGGCAGACTTTCACGCAGGTGGGTGGACCTTGAAAAAGGTATAAAAATGTCCATACTATTGAAACTTCTTTTGCTTGATTTAGAAAAAATTGTACCGCTTACACTTTTCACAGGGCTTGTGATAAACAGGGTTTTGAGAAAACATGGGGTTCAGAGCTTTATAAAGTGGTCAAACGATATATATTTGAACGGCAAAAAAGTTTGTGGAATTTTGTCAGAACTGTCAGGTGAGGTTGAAGGTCTTGGCAGTGTAATAATTGGTATAGGAATAAATGTCAATGCAGAAAGCGTTCCAGAGAATATAAAAGATATTGCGACAACTTTAAAGGCTGAAACATCGAAAAATTTTGACAGGACAAGGCTAATTATTGACATTTTAAATGAATTTGAAAGAGAGCTTCCCAACTTTGATAAATATGGTTTTTCATATTTCAGGGATGAATATAAAAGCTTTTGCTTAAATCTTGGAAAAGAGATTTTGATAAACGGTGAGAGGATGCTTTGCAGGGACATTGGCGAAAATGGTGAGCTTGTATGTGAGAAGGATGGAGAAATAATAAAGATATCAAGCGGTGAGGTTACAATAAGATTTTAA